A window of Oncorhynchus nerka isolate Pitt River linkage group LG4, Oner_Uvic_2.0, whole genome shotgun sequence contains these coding sequences:
- the LOC135571535 gene encoding uncharacterized protein LOC135571535, translated as MEAYTPNTCETSAERVVGASSLGSVVECRGISQATFFMCVSCAETLSSTHICEHIISAQHQQCYMFSQYSPMRCDWLREQQQPPSPQLLRKVASALSQLEVDLDAQVMLLDQMWYNLVQSAPFYEAMYMLQEQNQNALCLHTASRHQLFHPVGPDPATEQGFDQNHRVMDKLTMDQIEPHHLLQTADTVAGKLTGDQLESGQCIQTADRRPDNQNPDQPQWSQSSERTEMVPEPIRAKTPHNSEPIRDQTPQNIEPIRAKTPKNSDPIKFQTPQNTEPKRAWMPQNFSEPHLDQDNTVIVKQEPVDPKVEPQPHPHTQPEVDPLKGVCEVEYQGTVPGHSQEVTRIGGATENSLHPTKNLRDSVNNSLPLVGLSAMIECCSEGQVSFYLCVSCGSKIEKTLLISHVLKYRHRQLYLTMRYPWYFLGVVPARGLAEQSRLMQIAKEVEEQNHDEPGTLQEVILAPADFDEIKRMLFDKAVSRLQEICREQNQTELLTMVTSKPEPIVVKQEIVECQVVSHQALGQFLPPQRCRRNTGKRCSNVEGSEVRGQQQVKKKKVSSPPEGNTAPVICLSSPEVTKSSETHTVNQTHTITPSPTQSNTKPKLTYTHSDSQTKLKPSRTHPKPSSTAPEYTRPKLIPHSATKPSGIPADSLTVAKESSSKKPTHTLCKPTHTLSNSQKLTDKHSDKIESQKHTEKAKPTRTHSERTHRNRTHTRKHSDLTHTDKAKDGHSDRTKRTHSDRKHTKRHSDHSRSHTRSKRHNRSSRRSSKASPRASPSEPPLLSPYSPAAFSPTRATSAASLSQVKPSQPSCLVNKQLPKQSSQPTKRPPNPTSAVRPLQTQANPPNNTSYPHLHPERTGPRTPHWTHDPPPGPMTPNPGNPSLPHSSTSTPARSCLRLWG; from the exons ATGGAGGCCTACACCCCGAACACATGCGAGACAAGTGCAGAGAGAGTAGTGGGGGCTTCAA gtctGGGCAGTGTGGTGGAGTGTAGAGGTATATCCCAGGCTACGTTTTTCATGTGTGTGAGCTGTGCTGAGACTCTCTCCAGTACACACATCTGTGAACACATCATCAGCGCGCAACACCAGCAGTGCTACATG TTTTCCCAGTATAGTCCTATGCGCTGTGATTGGttgagagagcagcagcagcctccGAGTCCACAGCTCCTCAGGAAGGTTGCTTCAGCACTGTCACAACTGGAGGTGGATCTAGATGCACAG GTGATGCTGCTGGATCAGATGTGGTATAACCTTGTGCAGTCAGCTCCATTCTacgaag ccatgtACATGCTGCAGGAACAGAATCAGAATGCCCTGTGTCTACACACAGCAAGCAGACATCAGCTTTTTCACCCAGTTGGTCCTGACCCAGCAACGGAGCAGGGCTTTGACCAGAACCACAGAGTGATGGATAAACTGACCATGGATCAGATTGAGCCCCATCACCTCCTGCAGACAGCAGATACAGTGGCTGGTAAACTGACTGGAGATCAGCTGGAGTCAGGCCAGTGCATACAGACCGCAGACAGACGGCCAGATAATCAGAACCCGGATCAGCCCCAGTGGAGCCAGAgctcagagagaacagagatggtcccTGAGCCAATAAGAGCCAAGACACCACATAATTCTGAGCCAATCAGAGACCAGACACCACAGAACATTGAGCCAATCAGAGCCAAGACGCCAAAGAATTCTGACCCAATAAAATTCCAGACAccacagaacactgagccaaaaAGAGCCTGGATGCCACAGAACTTCTCAGAACCACATCTGGACCAAGACaacacag TCATTGTCAAACAGGAGCCTGTGGACCCCAAGGTGGAACCTCAGCCCCATCCTCATACCCAGCCTGAGGTGGACCCCTTAAAGG gtgtgtgtgaggtggagTACCAGGGGACCGTCCCAGGACACAGCCAAGAGGTGACACGAATAGGAGGGGCCACAGAGAACTCCCTTCACCCCACCAAGAACCTGCGAGACTCAGTCAACAACAGCCTGCCTTTGGTCG gtctcaGTGCAATGATAGAGTGTTGCAGTGAGGGCCAGGTGTCCTTCTACCTGTGTGTGTCGTGTGGCAGCAAAATTGAAAAAACTCTACTCATCAGCCATGTCCTTAAATACAGACACCGACAGCTGTACCTG ACAATGAGGTACCCGTGGTATTTCCTTGGTGTGGTACCAGCCCGAGGGTTGGCAGAACAGTCCAGACTGATGCAGATTGCTAAGGAGGTGGAGGAGCAGAACCATGATGAGCCTGGCACGCTACAGGAGGTGATTCTGGCCCCTGCTGACTTTGACGAGATCAAACGGATGCTGTTTGATAAAG ctGTATCCCGTTTGCAGGAGATCTGTAGAGAGCAGAACCAGACTGAACTCCTCACCATGGTCACCAGCAAACCTGAACCAATAGTGGTCAAGCAGGAGATTGTGGAGTGCCAGGTGGTCTCCCATCAGGCCTTGGGGCAATTCCTACCGCCACAGAGATGTAGGAGAAACACGG gaAAACGTTGTTCTAACGTTGAGGGGTCAGAGGTGAGGGGTCAGCAACAGGTGAAGAAGAAAAAGGTGTCTAGTCCCCCTGAGGGTAACACTGCCCCTGTCATCTGTCTATCATCTCCTGAAGTCACCAAGTCTTCTGAAACACACACTGTCAACcagacacacaccatcacaccctcACCCACACAATCCAACACTAAGCCgaaactcacatacacacactctgacTCTCAAACTAAACTTAAACCTTCACGCACACACCCCAAACCCAGTTCAACAGCCCCAGAATATACTAGACCCAAACTCATTCCCCATTCTGCCACCAAGCCCTCCGGTATCCCTGCCGACAGCCTGACTGTTGCCAAAGAGTCCTCTAGCAAGAAACCCACTCACACACTgtgcaaacccacacacacactatccaataGCCAGAAGCTCACTGACAAACATTCGGACAAAATTGAGTCTCAGAAACATACTGAAAAGGCTAAACCTACTCGCACACACAGTGAACGCACACACAGAAACCGCACACACACTCGCAAACACAGtgacctcacacacactgacaaagcCAAAGACGGACACAGTGACAGGACCAAACGCACACACAGTGACCGCAAACACACTAAGAGACATTCTGACCACTCACGCTCTCACACCCGCTCTAAGAGACATAATCGTAGCTCCAGACGTTCCTCCAAAGCCTCCCCCAGAGCTAGTCCCTCTGAGCCCCCCCTGCTCTCCCCCTACTCCCCCGCTGCATTCTCCCCCACCAGAGCCACTTCTGCGGCGAGCCTAAGCCAGGTCAAACCCAGCCAACCTTCCTGCCTAGTCAACAAACAACTACCCAAACAGTCCAGCCAACCAACCAAGAGACCTCCCAACCCAACCTCAGCAGTCAGACCTCTCCAGACCCAGGCCAACCCTCCCAACAACACCTCTTACCCCCACCTGCACCCAGAAAGAACCGGACCCAGGACCCCCCACTGGACCCATGACCCCCCACCCGGACCCATGACCCCCAACCCCGGCAATCCCTCCCTGCctcactcctccacctccaccccagcCAGATCCTGTCTACGCCTCTGGGGTTAA